The nucleotide window ACTCCAGGTGGAAATATCGCTTCGAACATATACTTTTTTGCCAAGGTAAAGCAATGCCAAAATATTCCCGAGAGCTTGTTGCCTTCTATGAGCGAAGATAGCAACGTCGACACTACTTAATAGTTTAGCATACTCTTTTGGGGATAAAAATTCTCTCAAGGCGATGAATCTGTTGCCAAATAATTCTAATCCATACTCCTGCACTTTGTTCGCGTAATCTTGTGGGCCGTAGGATAGGGGACAGATAATCTCAACGTTTTCCATTCGATATCGCGCCAATGCGTTAAGAATCTCTAAATGGTTGTTAGTTGGAGCTGCGGAATTCCCGATAAGGATTCGTCGTTCGGATCTATTACAGACTTCTTTTGAAGCGGTGTCTAGCATTGAGAAATCAACGGGATTTGGATAAAAAGCGTAAATATATTCTGCACTTGTATTGTACTTTTCCTTGGCAAACTCGTAGTCTTCTTTTACC belongs to Thermotoga sp. Ku-13t and includes:
- a CDS encoding TDP-N-acetylfucosamine:lipid II N-acetylfucosaminyltransferase encodes the protein MSEADLVFLHSTFCARSLLLLFLNQKCLSKTIWVLWGGDLYNYWLNDSHTIKERVLEKVRGSVIKRIAGVVALVKEDYEFAKEKYNTSAEYIYAFYPNPVDFSMLDTASKEVCNRSERRILIGNSAAPTNNHLEILNALARYRMENVEIICPLSYGPQDYANKVQEYGLELFGNRFIALREFLSPKEYAKLLSSVDVAIFAHRRQQALGNILALLYLGKKVYVRSDISTWSFLNRLGIKVFDAKAILDGLETDLFSLEEQVAVRNREIVRSEFSEDHCAQLWKNAFEFCRKP